The following are from one region of the Dreissena polymorpha isolate Duluth1 chromosome 2, UMN_Dpol_1.0, whole genome shotgun sequence genome:
- the LOC127869248 gene encoding neuroendocrine convertase 2-like, with amino-acid sequence MFDPLLGIDATWDLGITGRNVVVDITDIGVDPDQPDLKANIDLNLSYNFVRYSNIFKPEIFPQIQSSTDYTNHGNACAGLVAGRRTNSTCQYCGSGIAPNANIAVLKVCQVQTTRSGNLKLFMDDEILSVALSYKNDNIDIYSCSLNHDKPFKSERPYMEHVLRKGYTYGRGGKGNVFVFPADPPGNGYTNNIYTIGVASIGVDGGLSAKSEPNSAVLVSAFGFGRRKHDAHLLTATHPVPIDKGAKCEVNFGGASAATAMISAINSLALEANTNLTVRDIQHLLVESSDYKELEESSSFKRNGAGYHYHAVFGFGYPVVTKMIKSAKSWKSQPQLLYDTHSSNLNGRQQCEVKLYVGCNRTKHCIEKMEQIIFNVTFVHPANYKASIVAVSPGGTRSVLFERTLLSGYLIHGSVKANFLSNHFWGENPNGTWTVYLRSEACNESEGKSFIKELNINVYGTGTRQVVGEIHLSEKLSSTETNSTPKITPRRQYIWPSDLRHELNNEDVLYFGHGFYYFVCLFCLVACFVMFLYWAAPKKYVNVDNINQ; translated from the exons ATGTTCGATCCCCTACTTGGTATTGACGCCACATGGGATCTGGGTATTACAGGCAGGAACGTGGTTGTTGACATCACCGACATAGGGGTAGATCCCGATCAGCCAGATCTCAAGGCCAACATT gATCTGAATTTGTCTTACAATTTTGTAAGATACTCAAATATTTTCAAACCGGAAATATTTCCACAAATCCAATCGTCGACAGACTATACAAA CCATGGAAATGCGTGCGCCGGTTTGGTGGCAGGGCGACGAACAAACAGCACTTGCCAATATTGTGGTAGTGGGATTGCACCAAATGCCAACATTGCag TGCTAAAGGTTTGCCAGGTACAAACAACCCGGAGTGGAAATTTAAAACTTTTCATGGATGACGAGATACTTAGCGTTGCACTTTCTTATAAAAACGACAACATTGATATATATTCCTGCTCTCTGAACCACGACAAGCCTTTCAAAAGCGAGCGCCCATATATGGAACATGTTTTACGTAAG GGATACACGTACGGTCGTGGAGGGAAAGGCAATGTATTCGTCTTTCCAGCAGATCCACCTGGCAACGGATATACGAACAACATTTATACAATCGGTGTAGCGTCCATAGGTGTCGACGGAGGCCTATCTGCTAAGTCCGAGCCAAACTCAGCAGTTCTTGTGTCCGCCTTTGGCTTTGGAAGGCGTAAACACGACGCGCACCTA tTAACGGCTACACACCCGGTGCCTATTGATAAAGGTGCGAAGTGCGAAGTCAACTTCGGAGGTGCGTCTGCAGCGACCGCAATGATCTCTGCAATAAATTCCCTTGCTTTGGAAGCTAA CACCAATTTAACCGTGAGAGACATACAACATTTGCTTGTTGAATCATCTGACTACAAAGAGCTGGAAGAATCCAGTTCATTCAAGCGAAATGGTGCAGGCTATCATT ATCACGCTGTATTCGGCTTTGGTTATCCAGTGGTGACTAAAATGATTAAATCGGCAAAGTCTTGGAAAAGTCAACCACAGCTGTTGTATGACACACATTCCTCAAACCTGAATGG ACGCCAACAATGTGAAGTAAAACTTTATGTCGGATGCAACCGGACAAAACATTGTATTGAGAAAATGGAGCAAATCATTTTCAACGTTACGTTTGTACATCCGGCTAACTACAAGGCATCCATCGTAGCAGTTTCACCTGGAGGCACGCGGTCTGTTCTGTTTGAACGTACACTATTATCCGGTTATCTAATCCATGGGTCAGTTAAGGCAAACTTTTTATCCAACCACTTTTGGGGAGAAAACCCGAACGGCACGTGGACAGTTTATCTAAGATCTGAGGCTTGCAATGAGAGCGAAG GAAAGAGTTTCATTAAAGAGCTGAACATAAACGTCTATGGTACTGGTACTCGTCAGGTTGTTGGAGAAATACATTTATCAGAAAAGCTCAGCTCAACTGAAACTAACAGTACTCCCAAAATTACACCACGTCGACAATATATATGGCCTTCTGATTTAAGACATGAACTTAATAATGAAGACGTTCTTTATTTTGGGCatggtttttattattttgtatgtttattcTGTTTGGTTGcatgttttgtaatgtttttgtACTGGGCCGCACCAAAGAAATATGTTAATGTCGATAATATTAATCAATAA